The proteins below are encoded in one region of Apium graveolens cultivar Ventura chromosome 4, ASM990537v1, whole genome shotgun sequence:
- the LOC141717975 gene encoding uncharacterized protein LOC141717975, with protein MVRRNKYYDLNDAIAFFNNFLVTNPLLPFVIPLVLVVWTIEKWVFSLSNWVPLAMAVWATFQYKSYQQRIVVEDLNKKWKQVMLQTSAETPLEHCEWLSKLLIEVWPKFISPKLSLRFTSIVERRLKDRKSRLIETIELQEFSLGSTAPLLGLHGTRWSTLGDRKIMHMGFDWDTNDVSIKLLAKLAKPLLGTARIVVNSLHMKGDLFLMPVLEGKALLYSFVSTPEVRINVAFGSGGNQSLPATELPVVSSWLVKVINDSLAKTMVEPRRRCYSMPAVDLYKRAVGGTVYVTVISASKLSKDNCARSQQCHNNGFVEENHCTLMQTFVEVELEELTRRTGVKSGTGPKWDSTHNMVLHDDTGIVKFHLYECTSGNVNYVYLTSCEIKIKYVADDSTMFWAVGADSSIIVKHAEFCGKEIEMVVPFEVENSGELKVKLVLKEWQFSDGSHSINNFHFNSRASSLYGSSNLLTRTGRKIYVTVVEGKDLMVKDRFGKCDPYVKLQYGKTFKRTKIVQRTSDPTWNQKFDFDEIGEGEYLKIRCYSEDTFSDDNIGSARVNLEGLIEGSIKDVWIPLEKVKSGELRFLIEAVKMDDNEGSRGSNGAAGSGLVEISLIEGRDLVAADIRGTSDPYVRLQYGNVTRKTKVLYKTLNPKWNQTFEFSNNGSTLELHVKDHNPVLPASNIGDCVVEYQGLPANEMFDKWIPLQGVKKGEIHIQITRKVPEIQKVSSLDPESATKAKKISNQMKQMMLKFQSLLDDENVEELHTLLSELESLHDTEEEYMVQLETQQKLLLNKINELGQEVINSSPSLNRSSDD; from the exons ATGGTGAGAAGGAACAAATATTATGATTTGAATGATGCAATAGCTTTCTTTAACAATTTCTTGGTTACAAACCCTTTGCTTCCCTTTGTGATTCCTTTGGTTTTAGTGGTTTGGACAATTGAGAAATGGGTTTTTTCTTTGTCAAATTGGGTTCCTCTTGCTATGGCTGTTTGGGCTACTTTTCAG TACAAGAGTTATCAACAGCGTATTGTTGTGGAAGACTTGAATAAGAAATGGAAGCAAGTCATGCTGCAAACATCA GCTGAGACTCCTTTAGAGCACTGTGAGTGGCTTAGCAAGCTATTAATAGAAGTTTGGCCCAAATTTATCAGCCCCAAGCTTTCTCTTAGGTTCACATCTATTGTGGAG AGGCGCTTAAAGGACCGGAAATCCAGGCTAATT GAAACAATAGAATTGCAAGAATTCTCACTTGGATCAACAGCTCCTCTCTTGGGGCTTCATGGGACTAGGTGGTCTACTTTAGGTGATCGG AAAATCATGCATATGGGCTTTGACTGGGACACTAACGATGTGAGTATCAAGTTGCTTGCTAAGTTAGCAAAGCCATTACTGGGAACTGCTCGGATTGTCGTAAACAGCCTCCACATGAAGGGTGAT CTATTCCTGATGCCAGTTCTGGAAGGAAAGGCACTATTGTACTCTTTTGTGTCGACTCCCGAGGTAAGAATAAATGTCGCATTTGGAAGTGGTGGAAACCAATCATTACCTGCAACAGAATTGCCGGTGGTTTCATCTTGGCTG GTTAAAGTTATTAATGACAGCTTAGCTAAGACAATGGTCGAACCTCGGCGGCGATGTTACTCTATGCCAGCTGTAGACCTATACAAGAGGGCTGTTGGAGGCACAGTGTATGTGACTGTAATATCAGCCAGCAAACTTTCAAAGGATAACTGTGCCAGAAGTCAACAGTGCCATAATAATGGATTTGTGGAAGAGAATCATTGTACTTTGATGCAGACATTTGTAGAGGTCGAACTCGAAGAGTTGACCAGGAGAACAGGCGTAAAATCTGGGACAGGCCCTAAATGGGATTCAACACATAATATGGTTCTACACGATGATACAGGGATTGTCAAATTCCATCTTTATGAATGTACTTCAGGCAATGTAAATTACGTCTATCTAACAAGCTGTGAAATCAAG ATAAAATATGTCGCCGATGATTCAACCATGTTCTGGGCAGTTGGAGCAGACTCCAGTATCATAGTCAAACATGCTGAGTTCTGTGGCAAAGAAATTGAAATGGTGGTTCCATTTGAGGTGGAAAATTCAGGAGAG TTGAAAGTGAAACTTGTACTAAAAGAATGGCAGTTTTCTGACGGTTCACATAGTATAAATAATTTCCATTTCAACTCTCGAGCATCATCACTCTATGGCTCTTCAAATTTGCTGACAAGAACTGGAAGGAAAATATACGTGACTGTTGTTGAAGGTAAGGACTTAATGGTAAAAGACAGATTCGGGAAGTGTGATCCATACGTGAAACTTCAATACGGGAAG ACTTTTAAAAGAACCAAAATTGTTCAACGTACTTCAGATCCTACGTGGAATCAGAAGTTTGATTTTGATGAGATAGGAGAGGGTGAATACCTTAAGATACGGTGCTATAGTGAAGATACCTTTTCAGATGATAACATTGGCAGTGCACGAGTAAACTTGGAAGGACTCATTGAAGGGTCAATCAAGGATGTGTGGATACCCCTTGAAAAAGTTAAATCTGGAGAACTCCGGTTTCTAATAGAAGCAGTAAAAATGGATGATAATGAAGGATCCAGG GGTTCAAATGGAGCTGCGGGCAGTGGCTTGGTTGAAATTTCTCTTATTGAAGGACGAGACCTGGTGGCTGCAGATATTAGGGGGACAAGCGATCCATATGTTAGGTTACAATATGGAAACGTAACGAGAAAGACCAAG gttttgtataaaactcTTAACCCAAAGTGGAACCAGACCTTTGAATTTTCCAACAATGGAAGCACTTTAGAGTTGCATGTGAAGGACCACAATCCCGTGCTACCTGCATCAAACATAGGTGATTGTGTTGTCGAATACCAGGGGTTGCCCGCAAACGAGATGTTCGACAAGTGGATACCACTGCAGGGAGTCAAAAAGGGGGAAATCCATATTCAAATCACTAGAAAAGTTCCTGAAATACAGAAAGTATCAAGTTTGGACCCAGAATCAGCTACTAAGGCAAAGAAGATATCTAACCAG ATGAAGCAAATGATGCTCAAGTTTCAATCTTTACTCGATGATGAAAATGTTGAAGAGCTCCATACACTGCTTAGTGAGCTGGAAAGCCTCCATGATACAGAAGAAGAGTACATGGTCCAGCTTGAAACTCAACAGAAACTTTTACTCAACAAGATAAACGAGCTTGGTCAGGAAGTCATAAACTCGTCACCTTCCCTAAACAGATCTTCCGATGATTGA
- the LOC141718541 gene encoding uncharacterized protein LOC141718541: protein MAEASLLAKPSSEDTLYLYFAVSEQAVSAVLVKEEQKLQKHVYYVSKVLHGAELNYSTIEKSALGLVLKSPEGFMIEYVLKLDFPTTNNEAEYEALIAGLGLARAVRSKNLKVCGDSRLVVSQINGDFEAKDDTMAKYLRVINLITLVGVASCWIDPIKTHLETGWLPDDAQEARKLSVRALRYLLIEGLLYKRSFVILYLKCLRPLEVEEALKEAHEGICGQHLGGRALTHKIAQLGFYWPVMLADAKAYVKKCDRYQRHVPIVRQPLERLTSISTPIHFAMWGMAILGPFPVASGQRKFIVVAIDYFTKWIEAKALAKITTKKIAQFFWENVICRYGIQRILVTDNGKQFDNAKFREYCDDNNIELRFTSVAHPQENGYPIHARLRSRGSGAP, encoded by the exons ATGGCCGAAGCCTCGTTATTGGCCAAACCAAGTTCGGAGGACACTCTTTATTTGTACTTCGCGGTATCTGAACAAGCCGTGAGTGCAGTCCTCGTGAAGGAAGAACAAAAGCTCCAGAAGCATGTGTACTACGTAAGCAAGGTGCTCCATGGAGCAGAGTTGAATTACTCCACCATAGAGAAGTCTGCGCTTG GCCTAGTATTGAAAAGCCCAGAGGGGTTTATGATTGAGTATGTTTTGAAGTTGGATTTCCCAACTACGAACAACGAAGCTGAATATGAAGCATTAATAGCTggcttaggcttggctagagccGTAAGGTCCAAAAAcctgaaggtctgtggagactcaagACTTGTAGTTTCCCAAATTAATGGAGATTTTGAGGCTAAGGACGATACTATGGCCAAGTACCTGAGAGTCATAAATCTGATAACACTAGTTGGTGTGGCAAGCTGTTGGATAGACCCAATAAAGACCCACTTAGAAACTGGGTGGCTCCCCGATGACGCCCAGGAGGCACGCAAGCTATCGGTTAGAGCATTAAGATACTTATTGATTGAAGGCCTTCTTTACAAAAGGTCATTTGTTATTTTGTACTTGAAATGCTTAAGACCTCTTGAAGTGGAGGAGGCACTTAAAGAAGCCCATGAAgggatttgtggacaacacttggggggcagggccctcACTCACAAGATAGCTCAGTTGGGATTCTACTGGCCAGTTATGCTAGCCGATGCAAAGGCTTATGTAAAGAAATGTGACAGATATCAGAGGCACGTTCCAATAGTACGACAACCCCTAGAGAGACTTACATCGATCAGCACACCCATCCATTTTGCAATGTGGGGAATGGCCATACTTGGACCATTTCCTGTAGCATCAGGACAGAGGAAGTTCATTGTGGTAGCCATAGACTACTTTACAAAATGGATTGAGGCTAAGgcactagccaagataaccacTAAGAAAATTGCCCAATTCTTCTGGGAGAATGTGATATGCCGATATGGAATCCAACGCATCCTTGTCACGGataatgggaaacaatttgataatGCAAAATTCAGAGAGTACTGCGATGATAACAACATAGAACTTCGCTTCACCTCGGTTGCACATCCTCAGGaaaatgg CTACCCCATTCATGCTCGCTTACGGAGCCGAGGAAGTGGTGCCCCTTGA
- the LOC141718540 gene encoding uncharacterized protein LOC141718540, producing MKLSRTLRVQDLNIYIDSQIVVKQTNGEYVAKDLILEKYQAPVQSYLASIPRHQVLQICREENEEADTLSKLVRNSSDLDCSVYFEELQKPYVEVEEVMEIENNKNWMTPFINCMEKGELPEDKGKAQRLRAKAAKFFLEEGLHRRTFSSPILKCIGPKEANYCLMEVHEEICGDHMSAKALAHKIIRQGYYWPTIH from the coding sequence ATGAAGCTTTCCAGGACCCTCAGGGTCCAGGACCTAAATATCTACATCGACTCCCAGATTGTGGTCAAGCAAACAAACGGAGAATATGTGGCAAAAGACTTGATTCTGGAAAAGTATCAAGCCCCGGTTCAAAGCTACTTAGCATCAATCCCAAGACATCAAGTCCTGCAAATATGtcgagaagaaaatgaagaagccgaTACTTTGTCCAAGCTAGTCCGGAACTCATCAGATCTAGACTGCTCGGTTTACTTCGAAGAATTGCAAAAACCATATGTTGAAGTTGAAGAAGTCATGGAAATTGAGAATAACAAAAACTGGATGACTCCTTTCATCAACTGCATGGAAAAAGGAGAGCTcccagaagataaaggaaaggctcaAAGACTAAGAGCCAAAGCAGCCAAGTTCTTTCTTGAAGAAGGACTACACCGACGGACCTTCTCATCCCCTATTTTGAAATGTATCGGCCCAAAAGAAGCTAACTATTGTTTGATGGAAGTCCATGAAGAGATCTGTGGAGATCACATGTCTGCAAaagccctagctcataagatcataagacaaggctactactggccaactattCATTAG